A single genomic interval of Canis lupus dingo isolate Sandy chromosome 6, ASM325472v2, whole genome shotgun sequence harbors:
- the LOC112640973 gene encoding afadin- and alpha-actinin-binding protein isoform X2, producing MGEWMTVTDPDLSSESKNICQYTSETKMSPSSLYSQQVLCSSIPLSKNVHSFFSAFCTEENIEQSISYLDQELTTFGFPSLYEESKGKDTKRELNIVAVLNCMNELLVLQRKNLLAQENVETQNLKLGSDMDHLQNCYAKLKEQLETSRREMIGLQERDRQLQCKNRNLHQLLKNEKDEVQKLQNIIASRATQYNHDMKRKEREYNKLKERLHQLVMNKKDKKIAMEVLNYVGRADGKRGSWRTGKTEASFFLRNEDEMYKILLNDYEYRQKQILMENAELKKVLQQMKKEMISLLSPQKQKPRERADDSTGTVISDAEEDAGELSRESMWDLSCETVREQLTNSIRKQWRILKSHVEKLDNQVSKVHLEGFTDEDVISRQDHEQETEKLELEIQQCKEMIKTQQQLLQQQLATACDDDTTSLLRDCYLLEEKERLKEEWSLFKEQKKNFEKERRSFTEAAIRLGLERKAFEEERASWLKQQFLNMTTFDHQNSENMKLFSAFSGSSDRDSLSVHSRPRQKKPHSVSNGTPVCTSKLTKSLPASPSTSDFCQTRSCASEHSSINVLNITPEETKPNQVGREGTNQKWSMASRPGSQEGCYSGCSLTYTNSHVEKDDLP from the exons ATGGGAGAGTGGATGACTGTTACAGATCCAGATCTGTCTTCAG aaagcaaaaatatCTGTCAATATACCTCAGAAACAAAGATGTCTCCATCAAGTTTATACTCACAGCAAGTGCTATGTTCTTCAATACCTTTATCAAAAAATGTGCACAGTTTTTTCAGTGCCTTCTGCACAGAAGAGAATATTGAACAAAGTATTTCGTATCTTGatcag GAATTGACTACTTTCGGTTTTCCTTCATTATATGAAGAATCCAAAGgtaaagacacaaagagagaattAAATATAGTTGCTGTTTTAAATTGTATGAATGAGCTACTTGTACTTCAGCGGAAGAACCTTCTAGCTCAGGAAAATGTGGAAACACAGAATCTGAAACTGGGAAGTGATATGGACCATCTGCAGAACTGCTATGCAAAACTTAAG GAACAATTGGAAACCTCCAGGAGAGAAATGATTGGGCTTCAGGAAAGAGACAGACAGTTACAGTGCAAGAATCGGAATTTGCATCAgctactgaaaaatgaaaaagatgag gtacaaaaattacaaaatatcatTGCAAGTCGAGCTACTCAATATAATCATGATATGAAGAGAAAAGAACgtgaatataataaattaaaggAACGTCTACATCAGCTTGTTATGAAcaagaaggataaaaaaatag CTATGGAAGTTTTAAATTATGTGGGGAGAGCCGATGGAAAAAGAGGCTCCTGGAGGACGGGTAAAACTGAGGCCAG TTTCTTTCTCAGGAATGAAGatgaaatgtataaaattctCTTGAATGATTATGAATATCGTCAGAAACAAATCCTAATGGAAAATGCTGAACTTAAGAAGGTTCTTCagcaaatgaaaaaggaaatgatttctcttctttctccccaaaAGCAGAAACCTAGAGAAAGAGCAGATGATAGTACAGGAACT GTTATCTCTGATGCTGAAGAAGATGCTGGGGAACTGAGTAGAGAGAGTATGTGGGACCTTTCCTGTGAGACTGTGAGAGAGCAGCTGACCAACAGCATCAGGAAACAATGGAGAATTTTGAAAAGTCATGTAGAAAAACTTGATAACCAAG TTTCAAAGGTACACCTGGAAGGTTTTACTGATGAAGACGTAATCTCACGACAAGACCACGaacaagaaactgaaaaactCGAGTTAGAAATTCAGCAGTGTAAAGAAATGATTAAAACTCAGCAGCAGCTTTTACAG caGCAGCTCGCCACAGCATGCGATGATGACACCACGTCCTTGCTGCGAGACTGTTACTTGCTGGAGGAGAAGGAGCGTCTCAAGGAAGAATGGTCCCTGtttaaagagcaaaaaaagaaTTTCGAGAAGGAAAGACGAAGCTTTACAGAAGCAGCCATTCGCCTAGGATTGGAG AGAAAGGCGTTTGAAGAAGAAAGAGCCAGTTGGTTAAAGCAACAGTTTTTAAACATGACTACCTTTGACCACCAGAACTCAGAAAATATGAAACTTTTCAGTGCCTTCTCAGGAA GTTCTGATCGGGACAGTCTCTCAGTGCACTCGAGGCCACGGCAAAAGAAGCCTCACAGTGTGTCTAACGGGACTCCAGTTTGCACCTCTAAACTTACTAAgtctcttcctgcttctccttctacttcgGACTTTTGCCAGACACGGTCCTGCGCATCTGAGCATAG TTCCATCAATGTACTGAATATAACTCCTGAAGAAACTAAACCAAATCAGGTCGGCAGAGAAGGTACAAATCAGAAATGGAGCATGGCATCAAGACCTGGATCACAGGAAGGGTGCTACAGTGGATGCTCCTTGACCTACACAAACTCCCATGTAGAAAAAGATGACTTACCTTAG
- the LOC112640973 gene encoding afadin- and alpha-actinin-binding protein isoform X3 yields MGEWMTVTDPDLSSESKNICQYTSETKMSPSSLYSQQVLCSSIPLSKNVHSFFSAFCTEENIEQSISYLDQELTTFGFPSLYEESKGKDTKRELNIVAVLNCMNELLVLQRKNLLAQENVETQNLKLGSDMDHLQNCYAKLKEQLETSRREMIGLQERDRQLQCKNRNLHQLLKNEKDEVQKLQNIIASRATQYNHDMKRKEREYNKLKERLHQLVMNKKDKKIAMEVLNYVGRADGKRGSWRTGKTEARNEDEMYKILLNDYEYRQKQILMENAELKKVLQQMKKEMISLLSPQKQKPRERADDSTGTVISDAEEDAGELSRESMWDLSCETVREQLTNSIRKQWRILKSHVEKLDNQVSKVHLEGFTDEDVISRQDHEQETEKLELEIQQCKEMIKTQQQLLQQQLATACDDDTTSLLRDCYLLEEKERLKEEWSLFKEQKKNFEKERRSFTEAAIRLGLERKAFEEERASWLKQQFLNMTTFDHQNSENMKLFSAFSGSSDRDSLSVHSRPRQKKPHSVSNGTPVCTSKLTKSLPASPSTSDFCQTRSCASEHSSINVLNITPEETKPNQVGREGTNQKWSMASRPGSQEGCYSGCSLTYTNSHVEKDDLP; encoded by the exons ATGGGAGAGTGGATGACTGTTACAGATCCAGATCTGTCTTCAG aaagcaaaaatatCTGTCAATATACCTCAGAAACAAAGATGTCTCCATCAAGTTTATACTCACAGCAAGTGCTATGTTCTTCAATACCTTTATCAAAAAATGTGCACAGTTTTTTCAGTGCCTTCTGCACAGAAGAGAATATTGAACAAAGTATTTCGTATCTTGatcag GAATTGACTACTTTCGGTTTTCCTTCATTATATGAAGAATCCAAAGgtaaagacacaaagagagaattAAATATAGTTGCTGTTTTAAATTGTATGAATGAGCTACTTGTACTTCAGCGGAAGAACCTTCTAGCTCAGGAAAATGTGGAAACACAGAATCTGAAACTGGGAAGTGATATGGACCATCTGCAGAACTGCTATGCAAAACTTAAG GAACAATTGGAAACCTCCAGGAGAGAAATGATTGGGCTTCAGGAAAGAGACAGACAGTTACAGTGCAAGAATCGGAATTTGCATCAgctactgaaaaatgaaaaagatgag gtacaaaaattacaaaatatcatTGCAAGTCGAGCTACTCAATATAATCATGATATGAAGAGAAAAGAACgtgaatataataaattaaaggAACGTCTACATCAGCTTGTTATGAAcaagaaggataaaaaaatag CTATGGAAGTTTTAAATTATGTGGGGAGAGCCGATGGAAAAAGAGGCTCCTGGAGGACGGGTAAAACTGAGGCCAG GAATGAAGatgaaatgtataaaattctCTTGAATGATTATGAATATCGTCAGAAACAAATCCTAATGGAAAATGCTGAACTTAAGAAGGTTCTTCagcaaatgaaaaaggaaatgatttctcttctttctccccaaaAGCAGAAACCTAGAGAAAGAGCAGATGATAGTACAGGAACT GTTATCTCTGATGCTGAAGAAGATGCTGGGGAACTGAGTAGAGAGAGTATGTGGGACCTTTCCTGTGAGACTGTGAGAGAGCAGCTGACCAACAGCATCAGGAAACAATGGAGAATTTTGAAAAGTCATGTAGAAAAACTTGATAACCAAG TTTCAAAGGTACACCTGGAAGGTTTTACTGATGAAGACGTAATCTCACGACAAGACCACGaacaagaaactgaaaaactCGAGTTAGAAATTCAGCAGTGTAAAGAAATGATTAAAACTCAGCAGCAGCTTTTACAG caGCAGCTCGCCACAGCATGCGATGATGACACCACGTCCTTGCTGCGAGACTGTTACTTGCTGGAGGAGAAGGAGCGTCTCAAGGAAGAATGGTCCCTGtttaaagagcaaaaaaagaaTTTCGAGAAGGAAAGACGAAGCTTTACAGAAGCAGCCATTCGCCTAGGATTGGAG AGAAAGGCGTTTGAAGAAGAAAGAGCCAGTTGGTTAAAGCAACAGTTTTTAAACATGACTACCTTTGACCACCAGAACTCAGAAAATATGAAACTTTTCAGTGCCTTCTCAGGAA GTTCTGATCGGGACAGTCTCTCAGTGCACTCGAGGCCACGGCAAAAGAAGCCTCACAGTGTGTCTAACGGGACTCCAGTTTGCACCTCTAAACTTACTAAgtctcttcctgcttctccttctacttcgGACTTTTGCCAGACACGGTCCTGCGCATCTGAGCATAG TTCCATCAATGTACTGAATATAACTCCTGAAGAAACTAAACCAAATCAGGTCGGCAGAGAAGGTACAAATCAGAAATGGAGCATGGCATCAAGACCTGGATCACAGGAAGGGTGCTACAGTGGATGCTCCTTGACCTACACAAACTCCCATGTAGAAAAAGATGACTTACCTTAG
- the LOC112640973 gene encoding afadin- and alpha-actinin-binding protein isoform X1, whose translation MGEWMTVTDPDLSSESKNICQYTSETKMSPSSLYSQQVLCSSIPLSKNVHSFFSAFCTEENIEQSISYLDQELTTFGFPSLYEESKGKDTKRELNIVAVLNCMNELLVLQRKNLLAQENVETQNLKLGSDMDHLQNCYAKLKEQLETSRREMIGLQERDRQLQCKNRNLHQLLKNEKDEVQKLQNIIASRATQYNHDMKRKEREYNKLKERLHQLVMNKKDKKIAMEVLNYVGRADGKRGSWRTGKTEASFFLRNEDEMYKILLNDYEYRQKQILMENAELKKVLQQMKKEMISLLSPQKQKPRERADDSTGTVISDAEEDAGELSRESMWDLSCETVREQLTNSIRKQWRILKSHVEKLDNQVSKVHLEGFTDEDVISRQDHEQETEKLELEIQQCKEMIKTQQQLLQQLATACDDDTTSLLRDCYLLEEKERLKEEWSLFKEQKKNFEKERRSFTEAAIRLGLERKAFEEERASWLKQQFLNMTTFDHQNSENMKLFSAFSGSSDRDSLSVHSRPRQKKPHSVSNGTPVCTSKLTKSLPASPSTSDFCQTRSCASEHSSINVLNITPEETKPNQVGREGTNQKWSMASRPGSQEGCYSGCSLTYTNSHVEKDDLP comes from the exons ATGGGAGAGTGGATGACTGTTACAGATCCAGATCTGTCTTCAG aaagcaaaaatatCTGTCAATATACCTCAGAAACAAAGATGTCTCCATCAAGTTTATACTCACAGCAAGTGCTATGTTCTTCAATACCTTTATCAAAAAATGTGCACAGTTTTTTCAGTGCCTTCTGCACAGAAGAGAATATTGAACAAAGTATTTCGTATCTTGatcag GAATTGACTACTTTCGGTTTTCCTTCATTATATGAAGAATCCAAAGgtaaagacacaaagagagaattAAATATAGTTGCTGTTTTAAATTGTATGAATGAGCTACTTGTACTTCAGCGGAAGAACCTTCTAGCTCAGGAAAATGTGGAAACACAGAATCTGAAACTGGGAAGTGATATGGACCATCTGCAGAACTGCTATGCAAAACTTAAG GAACAATTGGAAACCTCCAGGAGAGAAATGATTGGGCTTCAGGAAAGAGACAGACAGTTACAGTGCAAGAATCGGAATTTGCATCAgctactgaaaaatgaaaaagatgag gtacaaaaattacaaaatatcatTGCAAGTCGAGCTACTCAATATAATCATGATATGAAGAGAAAAGAACgtgaatataataaattaaaggAACGTCTACATCAGCTTGTTATGAAcaagaaggataaaaaaatag CTATGGAAGTTTTAAATTATGTGGGGAGAGCCGATGGAAAAAGAGGCTCCTGGAGGACGGGTAAAACTGAGGCCAG TTTCTTTCTCAGGAATGAAGatgaaatgtataaaattctCTTGAATGATTATGAATATCGTCAGAAACAAATCCTAATGGAAAATGCTGAACTTAAGAAGGTTCTTCagcaaatgaaaaaggaaatgatttctcttctttctccccaaaAGCAGAAACCTAGAGAAAGAGCAGATGATAGTACAGGAACT GTTATCTCTGATGCTGAAGAAGATGCTGGGGAACTGAGTAGAGAGAGTATGTGGGACCTTTCCTGTGAGACTGTGAGAGAGCAGCTGACCAACAGCATCAGGAAACAATGGAGAATTTTGAAAAGTCATGTAGAAAAACTTGATAACCAAG TTTCAAAGGTACACCTGGAAGGTTTTACTGATGAAGACGTAATCTCACGACAAGACCACGaacaagaaactgaaaaactCGAGTTAGAAATTCAGCAGTGTAAAGAAATGATTAAAACTCAGCAGCAGCTTTTACAG CAGCTCGCCACAGCATGCGATGATGACACCACGTCCTTGCTGCGAGACTGTTACTTGCTGGAGGAGAAGGAGCGTCTCAAGGAAGAATGGTCCCTGtttaaagagcaaaaaaagaaTTTCGAGAAGGAAAGACGAAGCTTTACAGAAGCAGCCATTCGCCTAGGATTGGAG AGAAAGGCGTTTGAAGAAGAAAGAGCCAGTTGGTTAAAGCAACAGTTTTTAAACATGACTACCTTTGACCACCAGAACTCAGAAAATATGAAACTTTTCAGTGCCTTCTCAGGAA GTTCTGATCGGGACAGTCTCTCAGTGCACTCGAGGCCACGGCAAAAGAAGCCTCACAGTGTGTCTAACGGGACTCCAGTTTGCACCTCTAAACTTACTAAgtctcttcctgcttctccttctacttcgGACTTTTGCCAGACACGGTCCTGCGCATCTGAGCATAG TTCCATCAATGTACTGAATATAACTCCTGAAGAAACTAAACCAAATCAGGTCGGCAGAGAAGGTACAAATCAGAAATGGAGCATGGCATCAAGACCTGGATCACAGGAAGGGTGCTACAGTGGATGCTCCTTGACCTACACAAACTCCCATGTAGAAAAAGATGACTTACCTTAG
- the LOC112640973 gene encoding afadin- and alpha-actinin-binding protein isoform X4, translated as MGEWMTVTDPDLSSESKNICQYTSETKMSPSSLYSQQVLCSSIPLSKNVHSFFSAFCTEENIEQSISYLDQELTTFGFPSLYEESKGKDTKRELNIVAVLNCMNELLVLQRKNLLAQENVETQNLKLGSDMDHLQNCYAKLKEQLETSRREMIGLQERDRQLQCKNRNLHQLLKNEKDEVQKLQNIIASRATQYNHDMKRKEREYNKLKERLHQLVMNKKDKKIAMEVLNYVGRADGKRGSWRTGKTEARNEDEMYKILLNDYEYRQKQILMENAELKKVLQQMKKEMISLLSPQKQKPRERADDSTGTVISDAEEDAGELSRESMWDLSCETVREQLTNSIRKQWRILKSHVEKLDNQVSKVHLEGFTDEDVISRQDHEQETEKLELEIQQCKEMIKTQQQLLQQLATACDDDTTSLLRDCYLLEEKERLKEEWSLFKEQKKNFEKERRSFTEAAIRLGLERKAFEEERASWLKQQFLNMTTFDHQNSENMKLFSAFSGSSDRDSLSVHSRPRQKKPHSVSNGTPVCTSKLTKSLPASPSTSDFCQTRSCASEHSSINVLNITPEETKPNQVGREGTNQKWSMASRPGSQEGCYSGCSLTYTNSHVEKDDLP; from the exons ATGGGAGAGTGGATGACTGTTACAGATCCAGATCTGTCTTCAG aaagcaaaaatatCTGTCAATATACCTCAGAAACAAAGATGTCTCCATCAAGTTTATACTCACAGCAAGTGCTATGTTCTTCAATACCTTTATCAAAAAATGTGCACAGTTTTTTCAGTGCCTTCTGCACAGAAGAGAATATTGAACAAAGTATTTCGTATCTTGatcag GAATTGACTACTTTCGGTTTTCCTTCATTATATGAAGAATCCAAAGgtaaagacacaaagagagaattAAATATAGTTGCTGTTTTAAATTGTATGAATGAGCTACTTGTACTTCAGCGGAAGAACCTTCTAGCTCAGGAAAATGTGGAAACACAGAATCTGAAACTGGGAAGTGATATGGACCATCTGCAGAACTGCTATGCAAAACTTAAG GAACAATTGGAAACCTCCAGGAGAGAAATGATTGGGCTTCAGGAAAGAGACAGACAGTTACAGTGCAAGAATCGGAATTTGCATCAgctactgaaaaatgaaaaagatgag gtacaaaaattacaaaatatcatTGCAAGTCGAGCTACTCAATATAATCATGATATGAAGAGAAAAGAACgtgaatataataaattaaaggAACGTCTACATCAGCTTGTTATGAAcaagaaggataaaaaaatag CTATGGAAGTTTTAAATTATGTGGGGAGAGCCGATGGAAAAAGAGGCTCCTGGAGGACGGGTAAAACTGAGGCCAG GAATGAAGatgaaatgtataaaattctCTTGAATGATTATGAATATCGTCAGAAACAAATCCTAATGGAAAATGCTGAACTTAAGAAGGTTCTTCagcaaatgaaaaaggaaatgatttctcttctttctccccaaaAGCAGAAACCTAGAGAAAGAGCAGATGATAGTACAGGAACT GTTATCTCTGATGCTGAAGAAGATGCTGGGGAACTGAGTAGAGAGAGTATGTGGGACCTTTCCTGTGAGACTGTGAGAGAGCAGCTGACCAACAGCATCAGGAAACAATGGAGAATTTTGAAAAGTCATGTAGAAAAACTTGATAACCAAG TTTCAAAGGTACACCTGGAAGGTTTTACTGATGAAGACGTAATCTCACGACAAGACCACGaacaagaaactgaaaaactCGAGTTAGAAATTCAGCAGTGTAAAGAAATGATTAAAACTCAGCAGCAGCTTTTACAG CAGCTCGCCACAGCATGCGATGATGACACCACGTCCTTGCTGCGAGACTGTTACTTGCTGGAGGAGAAGGAGCGTCTCAAGGAAGAATGGTCCCTGtttaaagagcaaaaaaagaaTTTCGAGAAGGAAAGACGAAGCTTTACAGAAGCAGCCATTCGCCTAGGATTGGAG AGAAAGGCGTTTGAAGAAGAAAGAGCCAGTTGGTTAAAGCAACAGTTTTTAAACATGACTACCTTTGACCACCAGAACTCAGAAAATATGAAACTTTTCAGTGCCTTCTCAGGAA GTTCTGATCGGGACAGTCTCTCAGTGCACTCGAGGCCACGGCAAAAGAAGCCTCACAGTGTGTCTAACGGGACTCCAGTTTGCACCTCTAAACTTACTAAgtctcttcctgcttctccttctacttcgGACTTTTGCCAGACACGGTCCTGCGCATCTGAGCATAG TTCCATCAATGTACTGAATATAACTCCTGAAGAAACTAAACCAAATCAGGTCGGCAGAGAAGGTACAAATCAGAAATGGAGCATGGCATCAAGACCTGGATCACAGGAAGGGTGCTACAGTGGATGCTCCTTGACCTACACAAACTCCCATGTAGAAAAAGATGACTTACCTTAG
- the LOC112640973 gene encoding afadin- and alpha-actinin-binding protein isoform X5, whose translation MCTVFSVPSAQKRILNKVFRILISHLVTNFEENIFFYQELTTFGFPSLYEESKGKDTKRELNIVAVLNCMNELLVLQRKNLLAQENVETQNLKLGSDMDHLQNCYAKLKEQLETSRREMIGLQERDRQLQCKNRNLHQLLKNEKDEVQKLQNIIASRATQYNHDMKRKEREYNKLKERLHQLVMNKKDKKIAMEVLNYVGRADGKRGSWRTGKTEASFFLRNEDEMYKILLNDYEYRQKQILMENAELKKVLQQMKKEMISLLSPQKQKPRERADDSTGTVISDAEEDAGELSRESMWDLSCETVREQLTNSIRKQWRILKSHVEKLDNQVSKVHLEGFTDEDVISRQDHEQETEKLELEIQQCKEMIKTQQQLLQQQLATACDDDTTSLLRDCYLLEEKERLKEEWSLFKEQKKNFEKERRSFTEAAIRLGLERKAFEEERASWLKQQFLNMTTFDHQNSENMKLFSAFSGSSDRDSLSVHSRPRQKKPHSVSNGTPVCTSKLTKSLPASPSTSDFCQTRSCASEHSSINVLNITPEETKPNQVGREGTNQKWSMASRPGSQEGCYSGCSLTYTNSHVEKDDLP comes from the exons ATGTGCACAGTTTTTTCAGTGCCTTCTGCACAGAAGAGAATATTGAACAAAGTATTTCGTATCTTGatcag TCATCTGGTAACCAACTttgaggaaaacattttcttctacCAGGAATTGACTACTTTCGGTTTTCCTTCATTATATGAAGAATCCAAAGgtaaagacacaaagagagaattAAATATAGTTGCTGTTTTAAATTGTATGAATGAGCTACTTGTACTTCAGCGGAAGAACCTTCTAGCTCAGGAAAATGTGGAAACACAGAATCTGAAACTGGGAAGTGATATGGACCATCTGCAGAACTGCTATGCAAAACTTAAG GAACAATTGGAAACCTCCAGGAGAGAAATGATTGGGCTTCAGGAAAGAGACAGACAGTTACAGTGCAAGAATCGGAATTTGCATCAgctactgaaaaatgaaaaagatgag gtacaaaaattacaaaatatcatTGCAAGTCGAGCTACTCAATATAATCATGATATGAAGAGAAAAGAACgtgaatataataaattaaaggAACGTCTACATCAGCTTGTTATGAAcaagaaggataaaaaaatag CTATGGAAGTTTTAAATTATGTGGGGAGAGCCGATGGAAAAAGAGGCTCCTGGAGGACGGGTAAAACTGAGGCCAG TTTCTTTCTCAGGAATGAAGatgaaatgtataaaattctCTTGAATGATTATGAATATCGTCAGAAACAAATCCTAATGGAAAATGCTGAACTTAAGAAGGTTCTTCagcaaatgaaaaaggaaatgatttctcttctttctccccaaaAGCAGAAACCTAGAGAAAGAGCAGATGATAGTACAGGAACT GTTATCTCTGATGCTGAAGAAGATGCTGGGGAACTGAGTAGAGAGAGTATGTGGGACCTTTCCTGTGAGACTGTGAGAGAGCAGCTGACCAACAGCATCAGGAAACAATGGAGAATTTTGAAAAGTCATGTAGAAAAACTTGATAACCAAG TTTCAAAGGTACACCTGGAAGGTTTTACTGATGAAGACGTAATCTCACGACAAGACCACGaacaagaaactgaaaaactCGAGTTAGAAATTCAGCAGTGTAAAGAAATGATTAAAACTCAGCAGCAGCTTTTACAG caGCAGCTCGCCACAGCATGCGATGATGACACCACGTCCTTGCTGCGAGACTGTTACTTGCTGGAGGAGAAGGAGCGTCTCAAGGAAGAATGGTCCCTGtttaaagagcaaaaaaagaaTTTCGAGAAGGAAAGACGAAGCTTTACAGAAGCAGCCATTCGCCTAGGATTGGAG AGAAAGGCGTTTGAAGAAGAAAGAGCCAGTTGGTTAAAGCAACAGTTTTTAAACATGACTACCTTTGACCACCAGAACTCAGAAAATATGAAACTTTTCAGTGCCTTCTCAGGAA GTTCTGATCGGGACAGTCTCTCAGTGCACTCGAGGCCACGGCAAAAGAAGCCTCACAGTGTGTCTAACGGGACTCCAGTTTGCACCTCTAAACTTACTAAgtctcttcctgcttctccttctacttcgGACTTTTGCCAGACACGGTCCTGCGCATCTGAGCATAG TTCCATCAATGTACTGAATATAACTCCTGAAGAAACTAAACCAAATCAGGTCGGCAGAGAAGGTACAAATCAGAAATGGAGCATGGCATCAAGACCTGGATCACAGGAAGGGTGCTACAGTGGATGCTCCTTGACCTACACAAACTCCCATGTAGAAAAAGATGACTTACCTTAG